A genomic region of Papaver somniferum cultivar HN1 chromosome 7, ASM357369v1, whole genome shotgun sequence contains the following coding sequences:
- the LOC113294715 gene encoding uncharacterized protein LOC113294715: MWFVDPKKPHHVCLLHKSIYGLKRAPRAWYEKLSSALLSLKFVHSVADSSLFVHKHGSQLTVALVYVDDIMLTGSSPNFLKFVISQLQLPFPIKDLGPINYFLGLEVNRDDSSLFLSQTRYAVDLLNKFHMDGAKPCSTPIASSTKLSKDDGVLLENLTEYRSLVGALHYLTWTRHEIAFAVNLVCQHMQHPRTTHLAAAKRILRYIKGTLGFGGTFTKGSSFLLGFSDADWAGNVDDKRSTGGYCIFLGPNIISWSSKKQSTIARSSTKAEYRTLAHSAAEMVWICFVLQDLHFFIPVIPKLGCDNISSISLASNHVLHLKMKHVHLDYHFIRELVQSKALDVFYLSTIDQIADVFTKGLSASRFSLLRSKLQVDAAPFSLRGDNDAVQVKKCSGER, from the coding sequence ATGTGGTTTGTTGATCCTAAAAAACCACATCATGTCTGCCTTCTTCACAAATCTATATATGGATTAAAGAGGGCTCCTAGAGCCTGGTATGAAAAGCTCAGTTCAGCTCTTCTATCTCTCAAGTTTGTTCATTCAGTTGCTGACTCATCTCTTTTTGTGCACAAACATGGTTCTCAACTCACAGTTGCTCTggtatatgttgatgacattatgCTCACTGGGTCTTCTCCAAATTTTCTGAAATTTGTTATTTCACAGTTGCAGCTGCCATTTCCAATTAAAGACTTGGGTCCTATAAACTACTTCTTAGGTCTTGAGGTTAACAGGGATGATTCTTCATTGTTTTTGTCTCAGACAAGATATGCAGTTGACTTGCTTAACAAATTTCACATGGATGGTGCTAAACCTTGCTCTACACCAATTGCCTCTTCAACTAAACTCTCAAAGGATGATGGTGTTTTGCTTGAAAATCTAACTGAGTATAGGTCTCTAGTAGGAGCATTGCATTATCTTACCTGGACAAGACATGAGATTGCTTTTGCAGTCAATCTTGTTTGTCAGCATATGCAACATCCAAGAACCACTCACCTTGCAGCTGCTAAGCGGATTTTGAGATATATAAAAGGCACTCTTGGCTTTGGAGGTACTTTTACTAAAGGTTCTTCCTTTCTCCTTGGTttctctgatgctgattgggctggaAATGTTGATGACAAACGCTCTACAGGGGGATATTGCATTTTTCTTGGTCCTAACATCATTTCTTGGTCCTCCAAGAAGCAATCTACTATTGCCAGGTCTAGCACAAAGGCTGAATATAGAACCTTAGCACATAGTGCTGCAGAAATGGTATGGATTTGTTTTGTTCTTCAAGATCTTCACTTCTTTATTCCTGTTATACCTAAACTGGGATGTGATAACATCAGTTCTATCTCCTTGGCATCAAATCATGTTCTGCACTTAAAAATGAAGCATGTTCATCTTGACTACCACTTCATCAGAGAATTGGTGCAATCCAAGGCTTTAGATGTTTTCTATCTGTCTACCATTGATCAGATTGCGGATGTTTTTACAAAGGGACTCTCTGCATCTCGCTTCTCCTTGCTACGCTCCAAACTTCAGGTTGATGCAGCACCCTTCAGTTTGCGGGGGGATAATGATGCAGTGCAGGTTAAGAAATGTAGTGGTGAAAGATAA